One genomic segment of Plasmodium vivax chromosome 9, whole genome shotgun sequence includes these proteins:
- a CDS encoding 60S ribosomal protein L28, putative (encoded by transcript PVX_092730A), whose product MSNVSNALIWELTKKNNCFLKKNKSGRKGNFLCDSYNISCKNTPSSSGLVKQNGVNLRLQKGKVVLCVKSTDENTTTNKVYKTKNKGTAMKLIDEHAHLVSGKNKKQLIKKYKRMSKLYNCNNKGNK is encoded by the exons ATGTCGAACGTGAGCAATGCCCTCATTTGGGAACTAACCAAAAAGAACAactgctttttaaaaaaaaacaaaagtggAAGAAAGGGAAATTTCCTATGCGACTCCTACAATATTAGCTGCAAAAATACGCCCTCAAGTAGTG GCCTCGTGAAACAAAATGGCGTAAATCTCCGAttgcagaaggggaaagTTGTGTTGTGCGTCAAATCCACGGACGAAAA CACCACCACGAACAAGGTATACAAAACGAAGAACAAGGGAACGGCCATGAAGCTGATCGATGAGCACGCACATCTTGTAAGCGGCAAAAACAAGAAGCAGCTAATTAAGAAGTATAAGCGTATGTCCAAATTGTACAATTGCAACAACAAGGGGAATAAATAA